AaaggaaaacaaagaaaaatacaagtcagaATCACTACAATTCAATGTGTATTGAGTCGGTATAATCGACTGACTAAAAATAGAAACTAATATGCATAAAATGATGATAGAAAATCAAatatagcacttaacaggtggcaagaaacaagaaaaaagtACAAGTGGCGATAACAATAAAGCAAGTACATAAttagtcaacaatatcaagcacacacatgaggactcaggcctccacatcaTGCTCTTTTGAGAAATGAGTTGATGAAAACAATGAAGTAATATCAAGCAcatacatgaggactcaggccaCCACACCACGCTATTTTAAAAAAGGAgttctttgagattgagtatATTAAGCctttttaatatgttttcctttaatattatcatgTCAGAACGTGAAACTCGATCAATATTATTGTGCTGGCTTGTGtaacccgatctaaatatattgtGTCGGTGGGtaacacccgattcaaatatattatGTCTGCTTGCAGCATTCGATCCAAATACATAGTtaattcatcattctttatcatcattttttactttattaacaatatttgaTCATCATATAGGTAATTGTACATAGAGAGAGAAAACCCCCTTCTCTCTAAACGATAGAAAGAAATATCCTCAAATAGCACTACCAGATCGCTACCACCAGATCCGCTAGATGAAAACCCTATGGAGGTGGATTCAATTATTCAAACTGTAGAAATTAACAAGGGATTCGCACATAAATCCTTCAACAATGTACTAGCAATACCATACCCTCAAACAAACTCAATAGATCTGATCCCCACAAGCCAAATAGAGGTCATGTTAGTGGAGCAGAATGAATGTAAAATAAGGAACAATAATGTGAACTCCTTGAATTTGATGGATAATGACACCATCAACCTATCCAAGGAAGAAATGTCTAGGATTTACCAACCATGGGAATATATAGTGATTATCAAACTACTAGGGAAAAAAATGAGAACTTGAGTTTGAGGTCAataattgggtttacttgaaaatctcaccccTGAAggatgtgatgcattttggaaagaaagagaagcttagtcccccatatgtaggcccatatcagattttgataTGGATTGGCAAcatggcatatgagttagacttaccCTCAGAACTGGCATCGATGCATCTGGTGTTTcatatattgttgttgaagaagtgtattggtaATCCTGGCTCCATTATTCCTTTGTATAACATTCATGTGATAGAGAGTTTATCGTATGAGAAGGTTCTGGTTGATATTCTAGGCCAACAAGTTAGAAggttgaggaataaagaagtaGCTTCCattaaggtgttatggaggaattaagaggttgaaggtgctacttgggaggctgAAGTCGATATGATGAcacaatatcctcatctctttccttccattcctagttgaggtacTAATTTCCTTCATGAATCACTCCTTCGAATTCATGCATTTaagtcattctcatattttcatatgcatgcatgtttatgaaatgagttttaagtCACGTTTTAGCTTGGAATTGAATATTCtatgtttttatgaattttaatgtATTTTGCATTGATGTTAGATTGTTATGTCTCTTTCTgtactctattcatgctagcttgagtcctatTCAAGGAAGAATGTTTTCAAccgggagatattgtaagattcCGAAAGTTAAAAAGtcagaaaataaattttaaaagaaaattatcgAAAGTTACAACTTTTTGGGTTTCACAAGCCATTTTGATGGGTAGTGGATCTCACCACGGGCTGTGGAAGGAAACCATGGAAGTGAACtgaaaaagggaaaaagatCACAAGAGGGTCTATGGCTCGTAGTGGGCACCATGGAACTTAGACTTATCTGTGGACTTGACCCATCAAAACCCCAAACTTGTTGGGTTTCAGGAAGCCCTTTGATGGGAAATTGAAGGTTACACAGATAGTAGTAAGGTCCATGTAGAAGAAACAGTTGGACTTAAAGGAAAAGGTCACTTCATGACAAGGTCTACGAACTATAGAGCCAAGAATGAGGCTAGAGGTGCCCGTGGAAAGTCATCCTCCAGTCTTTAGGGTTCACGAGCCACTTCACGTACTGTGAAGGGCTACACACGGTCTATGAAGACCTTCCGTCCAGGGGCAGGCCCGTTCAGTTATTTTCTTAAGAGGTGTTTTGGTATTTTTccactattttaatattatatttggaTAATTTTTTAGTATAATTCCTAGTCTATTTACTATCCCAAACCCTCATAAATCCCTCATTCACTCTCATTAACCCAAGATACAAATCATCTCTCTAGAATTTCTCCCAAGTTCATCTTCTCCCTCAAGCAATGTTTCAAGGGTTCCAAGTCCAAGTCTCCAAATTCAAAGAGCTTTTTAGGCTTTAactaatcaaggtatgtgggaattcatcgaTGGAtccctttcatccatggagtcagAAGGTTTCTCTAAATTCTTGTTTTATGAATTACCTTCTAGCCCTAATTCTTATGGAATTACATTTGGTTAATTCAATTATGGTTTAATTCATTATCATTGATCtaattatgcatgattcaagataaattgcatgatttcaattgattttcatGGACCCATGACTTATGTTATTTCAAGTATAAAATTATGGAATCGTGATCATGATTGACAAAGGATTTTACGAATgattatgaatgattatcaaagacttatgaatgactcatgaaagtaatgaatgatgtttccaatgatgtttcaagcaagtataCATGGTGGTGAAAGAAGTTTTCATacactcatgttaaagaggtgaaaggttttctcaccgGCTCACGGATTCATAAGGATTGAAGGTTTTCTCATTCTATTATAAATCATCATGTTAATGAGCGACTCTTATTactattttatgatgaagtttgatatttattattgacTTTCCTAGTGATTTTAATGAATATGATTTATTATTTCTATTGGGATactgactaagcaccaagaggactttaaAGTGGGATTCGGCTTAGAAGCTCAAGTAGGGATTCAAGGGgactctagtagcaacctctagtcccaacCTACGTTGCCCCGTAGGTTTGCCTtaattggcctagctagtggatccacaaatagcttaAGTTTAAGatgttctcatggagtctaccttggcaagtaaccTTTCTCTTTTCGGTGTGGGAGTCACACCGGAtcccatgttatagctcgcatagtcttatatgtcggttaaaggtcttatcccataaatgtatatgaaatggtataagttctcatggtattttatgatgcattgactatatggttatgatattcaaatgctttcaagtcttactcatgtttttatgatataGGTCATGCACCTCAtgctcatattgattatgttctattatcattcatgcatgcttctcacatacttagtgtatgcattccatgtactaacacaaactttttatctatattttatcataatgtagggtccgacgatCATCACACACCTCCCGCTTATGGATAGAGTTTGAGTATTATTTCTATTGTCGGTGcgtcctcatgtttcgaggatgTGACATTTATACTTTCTCTTCATTTTATATGACTTTATTTCTTATgttggtgagctaggagtttGTCCTATGCATTGTCTAGACAAGTATATatatgttagatgttcatggagtctatgttgtcatgctCTTTCGAAGTTGATTTCTCCTTTATCGAGttattcatgttgagactttattttcgCATTTATGATTTAGTCTTATTGCTtcaattaccttatgtatgttcatgtatgatatgctaagaggcttggttggagtccttcgggatTTTAATCGTCATGTTacgcctagggcctagcttggatcgtgacatggtttgatgcacttgagccGAAGGTTTTCCGTAAATAACCTCTCCGCCTACCCGATGTAGTGGTAAGCTTTATTTATAGTCTACGCTCCACATACCCTACCTAGTGGGATTTCATCGGGGTATATTGTTGTTTCTTAAACTAatgagtgatagtttaggttGGGGTGTGCATCGGTCGATTCGATtcaattttatgtattatcgatTTTCAATTTAAATACTTTAAgcaaataagatatttttttattggttttCGATTTATCTATTTTTGATCGTTAACGGTTCGATTTTCAATTTCCCCAAGAAGAAAATGGTCATAAAATAAATGTATGACTTCTCACTTCTCTAACAATTTGGTGCGATACAATGAAATAAGCAAACCAACTATAAATGTTTACTATAAATGTTAGGTTATAGTGAAACAAGATAGATAATGAAAAATCGCATCAATAAGAGCAGATGCAGTACAAAGGTTACATCAATTACATGTTACATCCAAAACATAATATGAAATTTTTGATGTTAATCAAATTACAGATGTTTACAAACTTGCAAAAGCTACAATTACAAACTAATCTTTAGGTTTTGATAAAAAAGTAAAGACTAAAGTGGTGTGAAGTAGTACTCTAAAATGGGTAGACTGTGTAGAGTCGTGATATATACATGTAGTGTCTAGTTAtgttaattattaatatttaatatttatgaagggtaaagtagtaaattactactgtcttaatgggttatcggttTACCTAATAACATAATACTAAAAATCGAAACCGTATTGTTAAcccgataattttttttataaaatcattaaaaatccGTTGACCCAATAATCTACTAGCAATaatccaataatattttttggttCGATTTATCGATCGGTTCAATTTTTGCACACCTCTGAGTTTAGGTATATTTCTTACGCTtctaataatttagatataaaataaaataatgataatttATGTATGTTTTTGATAAACTTTAAAAAAGGAAAACGGAGGAACTCCTTAGGAGGAAAAAAATCGAGGTTACCATAGTTGTGATCCTCTATCATATAGCTGTGGGTTCCCAAATGGCCAAATGCTTCCATGTTTGACGAGGCACGCATGAATGAGTAGACATGCTTGGTTTATCAAACTCGGCCTTGACACTACTCCTCTTTACGCTACAAACCTCATTGCTGACTACGTTTCCTCTGGAATCCCCAACTCCCTTAGCATTGCCCACAAGGTGTTCGACCAAGTGCCTCTCAAAGACACAACCTTATGGACCTCTCTCATCTCAGCCTATGCTCGCTCCAATCAACCCCACAAAGCCCTTAACCTCTTCTCCCGCATGCTCCACCAATCTCAATCCAACCCAGATGCTACTGCTCTACCCAATCACTTCGTCTTCACAGCTGTTGCTCGCGCCATTGCTTCCACTCCACAGCACCTCAAGTTGGGACAAAACTTGCATGCCCACGTTATAAAGTCTGGATTCCTTCTTGGTAATATCATTGTTGAGACTGCCTTTTTGGATTTGTATTCGAAATGTGGAGTCGTGGAATGTGCCCGGACGGTGTTTGATGAAATGTCTAGTAGAAATTTGGTGACCTGGAACGCTGTGATTTCTGGGTATGTTCAGAATGGACAGGAATGTGAAGGGTTAGAGTTGTTTTATCGAATGAAGTGCAGAGAATTTTACGTGCCTGATGAGTACAGCATTGCTACTGTTTTATCTGGCTGTGTCTATGTACAAGATCTACTTCTGGGAATGCAAGTTCATGGTTATGCATTTGTTAGTGGGTTTGAGTCAAGTTGTAGAAGTTCAATTGCTAACATGTATTTCTATTGTAGTAGGGTTGAATCGGCGGAGGAAGTTTTTGTCGGAACAGAGAGGGATCTTGTTTCCAAGCTTGTAAAGGTAAGGGGTTATGTATATAATCATATGTATGCTTATGCTCTGAAGTACATTTTGTCAATGGAGAATGCTGTTGAAATTTTAGTTATGGATCAGACTATTTTCGTGCCTCTGCTATCTGCTTGCGCCAAGATGCATTTGCTCAATGCTGGGAAGCAAGTCCATGGTCTCTTTAGCACTTTGGATGATTCATATAGAACCGCTCGTTTATTAGAAGAGAGCAGAGCGATTATTGGCAGTGCACTCATAGACATGTACAGCAAGTGCAGTGATATTGATAAAGCGCGAAAAGTTTTTGAAAGTTGGCTACCTGAACCACATGTTCCACTGTGGAATTCTTTGTTGTCTGGATATATTAACAATGGACTCATCGAAGATGCCAAGAGACTCTTTGAGCATATGCCCGAGAAAACTATTGTTTCTTGGACAAGCATGATGACAGGATATGTGCAAAAGAACTTGCCCGGAGAAGGCTTAAATTTATTGGCTAAGATGTATTCCGGAGAAGAAAGTACTAGGTTAGAAGGAAACTGTTTGACCTTTGTGGTGGCTCTAGAAGCATGTTCCCATCTAACAGATTTGGATAAAGGAAAGCAAGTACATGCAAAAATTATTAGAGCATTGCCGGATGCAGATGACAATGTGGCTGTTGGTACAGCTTTAGTTGATATGTATTCAAAATCAGGTAACTTGTGTTACACTCTAGGACTTtttgatgcaatggaagagaaaaatgttgTTTCATGGACTTGTGCAATCATGGGATTTGCTGTTCATGGATTTGCCTTCCAAGCCCTTGAAACTTTTCAGCGTATGGTAAACATGGGAATTAATCCCAATGAAGTGACATTTACTGCAGTATTAACTGCTTGCAGTCATTGTGGTTTAGTAGACGAGGGAATACAATATTTTACGCAAATGAGGAAGCGGTATGGTTTGATCCCTGAAGAAGAACATTATACATGTCTAATTGATTTATTGGGACGTAATGGAAGGCTTGAGGAAGCATGGCATTTAGTGGAGGGAATGGAAGAGAACCATATAAGTGATGGGTGCTCTACTGGTGCCATTTGGGCTGCGCTTCTAGGGGCCTGTCAGTTGTATGAAAATGTTGAAATTGGAAAGAAGGTAGCTGAAAAGATGATGGAAGAGGAGATACAGCTTTCTACTGCATCTGTTGCGCTATCTAATGTTTATGCAGCAGCTGGAATGTGGAATGAAGTGTACGGAGTGAGAGAGAGTTGGAGAAAAAAAGGTCATGCTGATGGAGAGCCTGGTCTTAGCCGCATATGTGCACAACCCCATTAATATAAAATTCTTAGAAACATTGTTGTTGCCCTTTTATGTAATTGGTGTGTCATTAGTGTTTTTACAATGATAAAAGTTAATTCTAGGTGCAACATTTCCTTTGGTTATGCAAAATTGGAGAACCTTTGGCTGCTTCCTTTTTTTGACTAGTTCAAGGTCTGCTCCATGTTTGATTGGCTCGTGGCCCATGCGTCTTAAGATGATGTATAATATCAACTGTACATGTTGATTTGACATCGTTCCTTTGTTTATTGAAATCATCTAATGCGCttttgatatgagttgattttgTTTATGTACTGCTAATACTTATACTACATTATAACatagtattatattatatttaatatcCCCAACGAAAGGTgagattattttcttaattcaaAGTTTGTTTATCTCCAACTTTTCACCAAATATCACTACAAATTCTCCCTACCATACCAATGTGTCCACCATATTCTGCGGGAAGTTCAATGAAAAACAACTTCCAACATTTCTTCCTCCTCCTAAAAATAGCTCAAACATATTTCTAGGTTTTCCCTTTTTAGACAGCCTAAATTGCTATCTATCTATTCCCTTTTTATATACACCATTATAGATCTACAAACAAAATTCGTAGGATTGCCTAAACCAGAATTTATAGATCAAATTAGATCTGTATgtttagaaattaaaaagaaaacatgggttgtttttcatgtttttcatcACAAGAAAAGAAGGCATTCAAAAGAATACATAGCAAAAGCAAAGAAAAATCTGCTGTTGTTCGTCAAGGAGAGACCCTCTTACAACAACGTCCACATTCATTGTCGAGGCCAAAGCCACAGCAGGACCACCTGCGTTCTCATTCACAACCTCTATCTGGTAAATTTTTTCTTCATAACTTAAAATGTTCCATTAAAATGTTGTACTACTTTATAATCATCCATCCCCTTGTGACTCGAACACACAACCTTTAATCCCCGAGACTAGACCTATTATGCTGCACATTATGTATGGGGAATTCTAATAAAACAAGATGAATTTCTTGAAGCAACTTTTACTACAATAGAATAGAACAGTAGAGCAGAGAGAGACTGTTGTAgaactaaaataaatataaagtttTACATTAGTTTTTGCTTTCCTAATACATAAATCTTctgcagaaaatattagaaagGTGACAGCACAAGCCACACACCAAAAGTCTTCTAAAAAAGGCGACAGCCAGAACAACATTGCGGCTCAAACTTTCACCTTCAGGGAACTAGCAACAGCTACGAAGAACTTCCGATCAGAATGTCTGATAGGAGAAGGTGGATTTGGACGTGTTTACAAGGGTCACCTAAACAAAACTGGCCAGGTGCTTCAACACTTTAAAAAATCTACTATTTGTTTCTATACATAGCTAACATTTTTCCCTGAAACTGTACTAATCATCAGTTCATTTTTGTCCAGACTGTAGCAGTGAAACAGCTTGACCGCAATGGATTGCAAGGGAACAGAGAGTTTCTTGTGGAGGTTTTGATGTTGAGCCTTCTGCACCATTCAAATCTTGTAAATCTAATTGGCTATTGTGCTGATGGAGATCAACGACTTCTTGTTTATGAGTACATGTCATTGGGATCATTGGAGGATCATCTGCTTGGTATTTATTTTTCCTTAAGTCTTGTTACACTACCTGCCCCACTTGTGGGACTATACTGAGTATGTCATTGTTgctgttgttcttattattctACTTGCATTTGAAATTCTACTGCCAACGAGCACCTTCTTAGTGCAGAAAACGAAACAAAACTCTTTAAAATGTATAACAAAATCAAGAAACAATTCTTTATCCTTCACAATTGTAAAGGAAGTATTGAGTAATGAACTGGCATCATAGCATCCCATTTTCCGTATACTGGCTATGTGTTAACTTTGTATATTATCAAACTAATgaagaatcatatatatgtgtttCTTCAGATCTTGAACCAGATAAACTTCCATTAGATTGGTTCACAAGGATGAA
This DNA window, taken from Solanum dulcamara chromosome 3, daSolDulc1.2, whole genome shotgun sequence, encodes the following:
- the LOC129883588 gene encoding pentatricopeptide repeat-containing protein At3g22690-like, producing the protein MSRHAWFIKLGLDTTPLYATNLIADYVSSGIPNSLSIAHKVFDQVPLKDTTLWTSLISAYARSNQPHKALNLFSRMLHQSQSNPDATALPNHFVFTAVARAIASTPQHLKLGQNLHAHVIKSGFLLGNIIVETAFLDLYSKCGVVECARTVFDEMSSRNLVTWNAVISGYVQNGQECEGLELFYRMKCREFYVPDEYSIATVLSGCVYVQDLLLGMQVHGYAFVSGFESSCRSSIANMYFYCSRVESAEEVFVGTERDLVSKLVKVRGYVYNHMYAYALKYILSMENAVEILVMDQTIFVPLLSACAKMHLLNAGKQVHGLFSTLDDSYRTARLLEESRAIIGSALIDMYSKCSDIDKARKVFESWLPEPHVPLWNSLLSGYINNGLIEDAKRLFEHMPEKTIVSWTSMMTGYVQKNLPGEGLNLLAKMYSGEESTRLEGNCLTFVVALEACSHLTDLDKGKQVHAKIIRALPDADDNVAVGTALVDMYSKSGNLCYTLGLFDAMEEKNVVSWTCAIMGFAVHGFAFQALETFQRMVNMGINPNEVTFTAVLTACSHCGLVDEGIQYFTQMRKRYGLIPEEEHYTCLIDLLGRNGRLEEAWHLVEGMEENHISDGCSTGAIWAALLGACQLYENVEIGKKVAEKMMEEEIQLSTASVALSNVYAAAGMWNEVYGVRESWRKKGHADGEPGLSRICAQPH